A stretch of Mus musculus strain C57BL/6J chromosome 19, GRCm38.p6 C57BL/6J DNA encodes these proteins:
- the Pola2 gene encoding DNA polymerase alpha subunit B isoform X10 has product MEGFNTTGRRLTATKLYEGVPLPFYQPTEEEGASEQTMVVVACGPYTTSDSITYDPLLDLIAIINRDQPDVCILFGPFLDAKHEQVENCKLTSPFEDVFKQCLRTVIEGTRRQQFSSVKGATKIKRRCVLSYVHQIQISMFMCQEVAFPSRGPASSGSHLVFVPSLRDVHHEPVYPQPPFTFSELSREDKKRVQFVSEPCSLSINGVMFGLTSTDLLFHIGAEEIFSSSGTSDRFSRVLKHILTQRSYYPLYPPHEDMAIDYENFYTYAQLPVTPDVFIVPSELRYFVKDIFGCVCVNPGRLTKGQVGGTFGRLYLRRQPKAMDGGGRQGLSVAAQVVRI; this is encoded by the exons cttctgaGCAGACTATGGTGGTAGTTGCCTGCGGGCCTTATACCACCTCCGACAGCATCACCTATGACCCCCTGCTTGATCTGATCGCCATCATCAACCGTGACCAGCCAGATGTCTGCATCCTG TTCGGACCTTTCCTGGATGCTAAACATGAACAGGTGGAG AACTGTAAGTTGACAAGCCCATTCGAAGACGTTTTCAAGCAATGCCTGAGAACAGTTATCGAAGGAACGAGAAG ACAACAGTTCTCCTCTGTAAAGGGTGCCACAAAAATCAAGAGACGATGTGTCCTAAGCTATGTGCACCAGATCCAGATCAGCATGTTTATGTGCCAGGAGGTTGCCTTTCCCTCACGGGGTCCTGCGAG CTCCGGCTCCCACCTTGTCTTTGTCCCGTCTCTGAGGGATGTCCATCATGAGCCAGTATACCCACAGCCGCCTTTCACCTTCTCCGAGCTGTCTCGAGAGGACAAAAAG CGAGTGCAGTTTGTGTCAGAGCCCTGCAGCCTCTCCATAAATGGAGTGATGTTTGGTTTGACATCCACGGACCTGCTGTTCCACATCGGGGCTGAGGAGATCTTTAG cTCTTCCGGGACGTCAGACAGATTCAGCCGAGTCCTTAAGCATATCCTGACGCAGAGAAG TTACTACCCACTTTATCCACCCCACGAGGACATGGCCATAGACTACGAGAACTTCTATACCTATGCCCAGCTGCCGGTCACCCCCGATGTCTTCATAGTGCCGTCCGAGCTGAGATACTTTGTGAAG GACATCTTTGGCTGTGTCTGTGTGAATCCTGGGCGGCTCACCAAAGGACAAGTGGGCGGCACCTTTGGCCGCCTCTACCTCAGGAGGCAGCCCAAGGCCATGGACGGTGGGGGCAGGCAGGGCCTGAGCGTGGCAGCGCAGGTGGTCAGAATCTGA